In Methylotenera mobilis JLW8, the following are encoded in one genomic region:
- a CDS encoding efflux RND transporter periplasmic adaptor subunit, translating into MTAQPITTHHFFSKNLLLAFCMVGIMLTGCSSKEEVAPTKAKAKDVDIVDISNQLAKQVTLHTTGKIEMRDTMRLPGTIQVDEQRMARIGASVTGRVKDIEATLGQKVSNGQVLATLNSTELAQSQLVYIKAAQQIGLQTKAVNRAKLLQEADVIGSAELQRREAELSAAQADLNAARDQLIVLGMSESAIDKLSKSGQIHSYSNVVSRISGNVISRKVNLGQVVQPAEELFIIADLSHVWVVAEVPEQQIDLIQIGEEVLVEIPALHNKQYTAKLIYEGDVVNPETRTVTVRCDIENANREIKPDMLVSMLIKSSPTSKLALPLQSIVRENDKTYVYVQLAPNKFRLREVELGPEYMDMVTITNGISEGEVVVNDGAFHVNNERKIKELE; encoded by the coding sequence ATGACTGCTCAACCCATTACTACCCATCACTTTTTTAGCAAAAATCTGCTGCTGGCATTTTGCATGGTTGGCATCATGTTAACAGGCTGTTCTTCAAAAGAAGAGGTAGCGCCAACCAAGGCAAAAGCCAAGGATGTGGATATCGTTGATATCAGCAACCAGCTCGCCAAGCAAGTCACCTTGCATACCACAGGAAAAATTGAGATGCGTGACACCATGCGCTTACCCGGCACCATACAGGTAGATGAACAGCGCATGGCTAGAATCGGCGCTTCAGTGACTGGCAGGGTGAAGGACATTGAAGCCACACTAGGCCAAAAGGTCAGCAACGGCCAAGTGCTCGCCACTTTAAACAGTACAGAATTAGCGCAGAGCCAACTGGTTTACATTAAAGCCGCGCAACAGATCGGTTTGCAAACCAAAGCGGTGAATCGTGCCAAACTACTGCAAGAAGCAGATGTGATTGGCTCCGCCGAGTTGCAACGCAGAGAGGCAGAGTTAAGTGCTGCCCAGGCCGATTTAAACGCAGCACGTGACCAATTGATCGTACTGGGCATGAGCGAGTCGGCGATAGACAAGCTGTCTAAATCTGGCCAGATTCACTCTTACAGTAATGTGGTATCACGTATTAGCGGCAACGTGATTAGCCGTAAGGTTAACCTTGGCCAGGTAGTACAGCCGGCTGAAGAGCTATTTATCATTGCCGATTTATCTCATGTATGGGTAGTAGCTGAAGTGCCCGAACAGCAGATTGATCTGATTCAGATTGGTGAAGAGGTGTTAGTGGAGATTCCAGCGCTGCACAACAAGCAATACACCGCAAAACTCATCTACGAAGGTGACGTGGTGAACCCGGAAACCAGAACCGTGACCGTACGCTGCGACATTGAAAATGCTAACCGCGAAATCAAGCCGGATATGCTGGTCTCTATGCTGATTAAATCTAGCCCAACATCCAAACTGGCGCTGCCGCTACAGAGTATCGTACGTGAGAATGACAAAACCTACGTCTACGTGCAGCTTGCACCAAATAAATTCCGCCTGCGCGAAGTAGAGCTTGGGCCAGAATACATGGACATGGTGACCATCACCAATGGTATTTCTGAAGGCGAAGTAGTAGTCAACGACGGCGCGTTCCATGTGAATAACGAACGTAAAATTAAAGAATTGGAGTAA